In the Gloeocapsa sp. PCC 73106 genome, one interval contains:
- a CDS encoding 2OG-Fe(II) oxygenase, whose translation MLTIGEPAPWFSCASSTTSQFNFQTIAGRYVVLCFYGSATVTKNAKVLDYLTNDLRHFFDDEHICFFGVTIDYQDREIPRVSQNLPGIRYFWDFDAQVSMLYGAIPSKEVLAQTQIQYNSFTLILDPSLRTIYSIPIDDAEKHNQAILAILSELPGVNEHAGVSIYAPVLTVPRIFERSFCRQLIALYEQNGGSESGFMREQEGKTVGVIDYSFKRRQDYNIDYDTGTEEICSEIRSRIVRRLIPEIEKAYQFKVTRMERYLIACYDGASGGFFRPHRDNTTKATAHRRFACTINLNAEEYDGGDLRFPEFGDNTYRAPTGGAVVFSCSLLHEATSVTKGKRYAFLPFFYDEEAAKIRSQNAHFLSNEVINKN comes from the coding sequence ATGTTAACCATAGGAGAACCTGCACCTTGGTTCAGTTGTGCTTCTTCCACAACTAGCCAATTTAATTTTCAAACTATCGCAGGTAGATACGTAGTACTTTGCTTTTACGGTTCAGCAACAGTAACCAAAAACGCCAAGGTACTCGATTACCTCACCAATGATTTACGCCATTTTTTTGATGATGAACATATTTGCTTTTTTGGGGTCACGATAGATTACCAAGATCGCGAAATCCCCAGAGTGAGTCAAAATTTACCAGGAATCCGTTATTTTTGGGATTTTGATGCTCAAGTTAGTATGCTCTACGGCGCCATTCCCTCTAAGGAAGTCTTAGCTCAAACTCAAATTCAGTATAATTCTTTCACTCTGATTCTCGATCCGAGTTTAAGGACTATTTATAGTATCCCTATTGATGATGCTGAAAAACACAACCAAGCCATTTTGGCAATTCTCTCAGAATTACCAGGAGTCAATGAACATGCAGGTGTATCTATTTATGCACCCGTTTTGACTGTTCCGAGAATTTTTGAAAGGTCTTTTTGTCGTCAGTTAATCGCTCTATATGAGCAAAATGGAGGTAGTGAGTCTGGATTTATGCGAGAACAAGAAGGTAAAACCGTGGGTGTCATTGACTATAGTTTCAAGCGTCGCCAAGACTATAATATAGATTACGATACTGGTACAGAAGAAATCTGTAGCGAGATTCGTTCCCGCATCGTGCGCCGACTGATTCCAGAAATTGAAAAAGCTTATCAGTTTAAAGTAACCCGAATGGAAAGATATCTAATCGCTTGCTATGATGGCGCAAGCGGAGGGTTTTTCCGTCCCCATCGAGACAATACTACTAAAGCAACTGCTCATCGTCGTTTTGCTTGTACTATTAATCTCAACGCCGAAGAATACGATGGGGGAGATCTACGCTTTCCTGAGTTCGGAGATAATACTTATCGAGCACCCACGGGGGGAGCAGTGGTCTTTTCCTGTTCTCTACTTCACGAAGCTACCTCTGTTACTAAAGGCAAGCGTTACGCCTTTTTGCCTTTTTTCTACGATGAGGAAGCAGCAAAAATAAGAAGCCAAAACGCTCACTTTCTCAGTAACGAGGTGATTAACAAAAATTAA